The Penaeus monodon isolate SGIC_2016 chromosome 13, NSTDA_Pmon_1, whole genome shotgun sequence genome contains a region encoding:
- the LOC119580242 gene encoding protein sax-3-like: MERLYLVICLLAGTLAEQGQPVIKEHPSNVVARRNDPATLNCAASGATRIRWYRDGEEVTTSTQDQRSHRVVLPSGSLFFLRVVTSKRDSDAGTYWCVASNSHGATRSHNATLTVATLAYDFQSQADPVVRARVGDSLALPCRPPKGSPPPEVTWLRDSHEVTNSSRVSVTQAGDLVISQAVEEDSASYVCRARNAAGARESTPTKLTIMTPPWFEERPANVTVASGVVVELACRARGSPTPTVTWRRLDGKMPLGRAMIEDQRLVLDHVAAADSGVYVCEVESEAGIAAARATLTVIDAPEFAQRPQDIQVVAGQSARLSCKVEGDPKPLLLWRLPTQDRTALLAAGQSSGHASVADQGQALLLGDVSTHDSGAYYCWGVSSGGGVSARSEVVVVAAYPPPVIGVGPQDLTVSPGSVATFPCEAVSEAAPPAISWWYRPAVHLPARQLSEGGNSGRVSLPANGALILKDVRADDAGIYSCHISADTGSVEQAAVLRVEDGAQDAAPFLLPAPPSKPRLMAVNQTAVHLSWLPNSQMGGGSDQTYTVEFWRQGWEEWRVADALISQESCVVGGLTPGHTYTFLVRAVNSRGASFPSPWSDPVTTRSPRDPSLTEDEVRHVRRRLSRPAVTLTDATVTSSSDIVLNWKFLTSTEESVEGVLVYAVSESGAVQVATVLGSSSSSHLLHELKPNTQYTFFLVPFWHSVEGTPSNSQSLKTPQDVPLVAPGDVRVSTREEGSVLITWSTLAPEEARGKIIGYQVTLSHNGTHTTKTVTNPWLEANDLVSGRLYTVRVAALTEAGPGPFTAPVLMDAGPSDAQTRHQDDEDDGSVLYAPPQTAWLVYLLIPVVLLLSVITLFYVRRLRGKSTPSNPPHAPALYQDPSLYAAHHSVNMYGEQKLWRPSDSDKDSSLSSKRLLHPDQPANEYAEPKIQRVNDMTEPYATTALIEPSPPGMSHGPPRQHHSDDSGVQVNWATIIPPPPSCPPPQNFDLGDPMGVTSDPLGVRMVCPTTAMYGGSKSSGSDQYEHASDGSMDKPCEMINPGKNRDRFLTFNSLQARGYRQVPVEARPQQPTDPPRNNTH; this comes from the exons GTCAGCCTGTGATCAAGGAACACCCGAGCAACGTGGTGGCGCGGCGCAACGACCCCGCCACCCTCAACTGCGCCGCCTCCGGAGCCACCCGCATCCGCTGGTACCGCGACGGGGAAGAAGTGACCACGTCGACGCAGGACCAGCGCTCCCACCGAGTCGTTCTGCCGTCAGGCTCGCTCTTCTTCCTGCGCGTGGTCACTTCCAAGAGGGACAGCGACGCCGGCACCTACTGGTGCGTGGCCTCCAACAGCCACGGCGCCACGCGCTCCCACAACGCCACCCTCACCGTGGCCACGCTCGCCTACGACTTCCAGAGCCAGGCCGACCCCGTGGTGAGGGCGCGCGTCGGGGACTCTCTCGCCCTGCCGTGCCGCCCGCCCAAGGGCTCTCCGCCCCCCGAAGTCACCTGGCTCAGGGACTCCCACGAGGTCACCAACTCCAGCCGGGTCTCCGTCACACAAGCGGGCGATCTCGTCATCAGTCAGGCCGTGGAGGAGGACTCAGCCTCGTACGTGTGTCGCGCCCGCAACGCCGCCGGCGCCCGGGAGTCCACGCCCACCAAGCTCACCATCATGA CGCCGCCCTGGTTCGAGGAGCGTCCTGCGAACGTGACCGTCGCGTCGGGCGTGGTGGTGGAGCTGGCGTGCCGCGCCCGAGGCTCGCCCACGCCCACGGTCACCTGGCGGCGTCTCGACGGCAAGATGCCGCTCGGCCGCGCTATGATCGAGGACCAGCGGCTGGTGCTGGACCACGTGGCGGCTGCCGACTCCGGCGTGTACGTGTGCGAGGTGGAGAGCGAGGCAGGGATCGCCGCGGCCCGGGCCACTCTCACCGTGATCGACGCCCCCGAGTTCGCTCAGCGGCCGCAGGATATTCAGGTGGTGGCTGGCCAGAGCGCCAGGCTCTCGTGCAAGGTCGAGGGCGACCCCAAGCCTCTCCTGCTGTGGCGGCTACCCACCCAGGACAGGACTGCTCTGCTCGCCGCGGGGCAGAGCAGCGGCCACGCCTCCGTCGCCGACCAAGGCCAGGCTCTCCTGCTCGGTGACGTCAGCACGCACGACAGCGGAGCCTACTACTGCTGGGGCgtcagcagcggcggcggcgtcAGCGCTCGCTCGGAGGTGGTGGTCGTGGCGGCGTATCCCCCTCCTGTGATCGGCGTAGGACCCCAGGATCTTACAGTATCCCCAGGTAGTGTGGCAACTTTCCCCTGTGAAGCTGTGAGTGAGGCTGCCCCTCCTGCTATTTCCTGGTGGTATCGCCCAGCGGTTCATTTGCCAGCAAGACAGCTTTCAGAAGGTGGAAACAGCGGCAGGGTCTCCCTTCCAGCCAACGGCGCCCTTATCCTGAAGGACGTCCGGGCCGACGACGCCGGCATCTACAGCTGCCACATCAGCGCGGACACCGGCAGCGTGGAGCAGGCGGCGGTCCTGCGGGTGGAGGACGGCGCCCAAGACGCGGCGCCGTTCCTGCTGCCGGCGCCGCCGTCCAAGCCGCGCCTCATGGCCGTCAACCAGACCGCTGTGCACCTGAGCTGGCTGCCCAACTCCCAGATGGGCGGAGGTTCCGACCAGACGTACACGGTGGAGTTCTGGCGCCAGGGCTGGGAGGAGTGGCGGGTGGCGGACGCCCTCATCTCGCAGGAgtcgtgtgtggtgggtgggctGACGCCTGGCCACACCTACACCTTCCTGGTCCGTGCAGTCAACTCGCGTGGAGCGTCGTTCCCGAGTCCCTGGTCCGACCCGGTCACGACCCGCTCTCCCCGCGACCCGAGTCTCACGGAGGACGAGGTCCGTCACGTCCGCCGCCGCCTCTCGCGCCCCGCCGTCACGCTCACCGACGCCACAGTGACTTCCTCCAGTGATATTGTCCTCAACTGGAAGTTCCTAACATCGACAGAAGAGTCAGTGGAGGGTGTCTTGGTGTATGCTGTGAGTGAATCGGGCGCCGTGCAAGTAGCCACCGTCCTGggttcctcgtcctcctcgcacCTGTTGCATGAACTGAAGCCCAACACCCAATACACCTTCTTCCTCGTCCCTTTTTGGCACAGTGTTGAAGGCACGCCGTCGAACTCCCAGTCATTGAAGACTCCTCAGGACG TTCCTCTGGTGGCTCCTGGAGATGTTCGGGTATCGACGCGCGAGGAAGGGTCTGTACTCATCACGTGGTCGACTCTCGCCCCGGAGGAAGCCCGAGGGAAGATCATAGGCTACCAGGTCACCCTCAGCCACAACGGAACCCACACGACGAAGACCGTGACCAACCCTTGGCTGGAGGCGAACGACCTCGTGTCAGGTCGACTGTACACCGTCCGTGTTGCTGCCCTCACGGAAGCTGGTCCCGGGCCGTTCACCGCTCCAGTGCTGATGGATGCTGGTCCCTCTGACGCCCAGACGCGCCACCAAGATGACGAGGACGACGGATCTGTCTTGTACGCTCCGCCACAAACGGCTTGGCTGGTGTACTTGTTGATTCCGGTGGTGCTGTTGTTATCTGTCATTACGCTGTTTTACGTGAGGCGTTTACGGGGGAAATCAACGCCCTCTAACCCGCCTCACGCCCCTGCCCTCTATCAGGACCCGTCCCTCTATGCAGCCCACCATTCAGTCAACATGTACGGAGAACAGAAGCTGTGGCGGCCGTCGGATAGCGATAAGGATTCCAGTCTCTCCTCGAAGCGGCTCCTCCACCCCGACCAGCCAGCGAACGAATACGCGGAGCCGAAGATCCAGCGAGTCAACGACATGACTGAGCCCTACGCCACAACAGCGCTGATAGAGCCGTCACCGCCAGGCATGAGTCATGGGCCTCCTCGGCAGCATCACAGCGATGATTCGGGAGTGCAGGTGAACTGGGCCACCATTATCCCGCCCCCGCCGAGCTGTCCTCCTCCACAGAACTTCGACCTAGGCGATCCGATGGGCGTGACCAGCGACCCTCTGGGTGTCAGGATGGTATGTCCCACAACGGCCATGTATGGGGGGAGTAAGAGCAGTGGATCGGACCAATACGAACACGCCTCCGACGGAAGCATGGATAAGCCGTGTGAGATGATTAACCCAGGGAAGAACAGAGACAGATTTCTCACCTTCAACTCCCTTCAGGCGCGTGGCTACCGCCAGGTCCCGGTGGAGGCCCGGCCACAGCAGCCCACGGATCCTCCGCGCAACAATACCCACTGA